Proteins found in one Campylobacter canadensis genomic segment:
- the rarD gene encoding EamA family transporter RarD, producing the protein MHILLAAFVFAFWGLVPIYYKQLSLVSAEVVMAHRIIWSVVLLGIFLFTIKKLSLALKELKSFKMMFILFICGALISADWGLYIYMIESNLILETSLGYFIAPLIGIVFSRIFLKEKMSFLACISVLLVAIACFIEILYFKKLPILSVTLALLVNFYTLIRKKVFVSAIYGFFLETLLICPFAIAFLLFLPSANRHFSFDYTFILLILSGLVTLLPMLGFNYATNKLKLSLLSYLQYICPIISFLVAIFIYNESLEFHKIISFSIILIAVVLSIIDSLRGKNNE; encoded by the coding sequence TGGTAAGTGCTGAGGTGGTTATGGCGCATCGTATTATTTGGTCTGTTGTTTTGCTTGGAATTTTTTTATTTACAATTAAAAAATTAAGCCTAGCTTTAAAAGAACTAAAATCATTTAAAATGATGTTTATTTTATTTATATGCGGAGCTTTAATTAGTGCTGATTGGGGACTTTATATTTATATGATAGAATCTAATTTAATCTTAGAAACATCGCTAGGATATTTTATAGCACCTTTAATTGGTATTGTATTTTCAAGAATTTTTTTAAAAGAAAAGATGAGTTTTTTAGCTTGTATTAGTGTTTTATTAGTAGCAATAGCTTGTTTTATTGAAATTCTTTATTTTAAAAAGCTTCCTATTTTATCGGTAACTTTAGCCTTGTTAGTTAATTTTTATACTTTAATTAGAAAAAAAGTTTTTGTTAGTGCTATTTATGGATTTTTTTTAGAAACATTATTAATTTGTCCTTTTGCTATTGCATTTTTATTGTTTTTACCTAGTGCTAATAGACATTTTTCTTTTGATTATACTTTTATTTTACTTATTTTAAGTGGTTTGGTAACGCTGCTGCCTATGTTAGGATTTAATTATGCTACAAATAAATTAAAATTATCTTTACTTTCTTATTTGCAATATATTTGCCCGATAATTTCTTTTTTAGTTGCTATTTTTATATACAATGAAAGTTTAGAATTTCATAAAATAATTTCATTTTCAATAATATTAATAGCTGTTGTGCTAAGTATAATTGATAGTTTAAGGGGTAAAAATAATGAATAG